GCCGGCGTGGACCCGGTCCGCGCCGGAGCGGTGGCCGCCGGGGTGCACGAGGCCGGTGGGGCTCAGTCGTAGTACCGATAGACGACCTCGGCCACGCACGCCGGCTTGTCCTGACCCTGTACCTCGATCGTGAGGGCGATGATCGCCTGTACGCCGCCACCTGCGACGTCCTCGACGCTCTGCAGGGACGCACCGAGGCGGTACTTGGCGCCGACGGGGAGTGGGCTGGGGAACCGCACCTTGTTGCACCCGTAGTTCAGGCCCATGGACATGCCCTCGATCTGGACGATCTGGCCGCTGAGGAGGGCGGGGGCCAGGGACAGGGTGAGATAGCCGTGGGCGATCGGTCCGCCGAACGGCCCCGATTTGGCCCTCTCGACGTCGACGTGGATCCACTGGTGGTCTCCGGTGGCGTCGGCGAACAGGTTGACCTGTTCCTGGGACAACTCCTGCCATTCGCTGTACCCCAGATGCTCCCCGGCCTTGGCCCTGAGCTCGTCCAGTCCCTTGACAATGGTTGGCATTGGCAAACCCTACGACCGGCCGGCCAGGCGCGCTACTGCCGGCGGATCCGGGTGCCTGTACGCTGGCAGGGTGATCTTGGCCCTGTTCCTGCTCTTCGTGGTCCTCTTCATCGCGCTGCCGCTGGCCGGGCTGGCGGCCTGGGCCCTGATCACCACGGTCGTCGTCGGTCTGATCATCGGCGGCCTCGCTCGCCTGCTCGTGCCTGGGCACCAACCGATCGGTCTGCTCACGACGTTTCTGCTCGGTCTGGTCGGCTCGATCGTCGGTGGTTTCCTGGGCAACCACGTGATCCACACCGGCGGCTTCGTGACGGTGCTGCTCGAGATCGGGGTGGCCGCTGTGCTGGTGGCGACCGTCTCAGGCATCGACAACCGGCGCGCGCTCGGCGGGGGCCCCGGCTCCCGCGGCTCTCTCTACTAGTCGAGGCGCTCAGTAGCCCCCACCGCTCGCGGCCGGGGTGGGACTCGTGGCCGCGAGTTGCTGGACGCTCCAGACGCCGCCGAAGCTCTTGATGCCCTGGCCGTAGGCGTCACCGGAGTCCTTGTCAGTGGCGAAGCGGTAGAGGGGCTTGCCCTGGAAGGTGACGAGCTGGTTGCCGCCGGGCGCCATTGTCGTGCCGAGACCGGTCACCCCCGCGGCACCGGTCGGCGTGGTGCCCGTTGGCACTTCCAGCGGCGGCCAGACGCTCAGGCAGGGGCCCGTGCAGGGGAGGGGCTGACCGGCGCTGGTGAGGGTGTACAGGGTCAGGCCCTTGCTGTCAGCCAGAATCGTGCCCAGCTTCGCGTCGTGCTTGGTCGACACCGTCACCGTTGCGCCGGTGTTGGCCGCCGACGCGCCATTGCTGGGCGCGGCTTTCGGCGACGAGGACGAGCCGCAGGCCGCAGCCACGAGCACTACCGGTGCAACGGCGACTCCGAGGAGACCGAGGCGACGCATCATGAGCTCCCTTCTTCCCCAGCTGCCGGGGGTCCCGATTGGCCGTGATCCAATCTCGCCCCGTGCTACGGACAGTCGGGCAAAAGGGATTGCCGTACGCTGCGGGCAGGGATGCCAGCGGGCAGCGGGGTACCCTGGGTGTGATCGATTGCGAAAGGGAGGGAGCATCGATGGGGGCCGCCGAGAACACCGATGTCGTTCGGAGGGGCTACGAGGCGTTTCAAAAGGGCGACCTCGCCGCCTTCAACGGCATCCTGGCCGACGATTGTGTCTGGCACGTCCCCGGGCGGAGCCAGCTGGCCGGCGACAAGAAGGGTCGCCAGGCGACGGTCGAGTACTACGGCAAGCTGGGGGAGCTGAGCGCCGGCACCATAAACGTCGAGGTGCACGACGTCTTCGGGAACGACGAACACGTCGTCGGACTGCAGCGGGTCTCCGCCCAGCGGAGTGGCAAGTCCTACGAGACCACCGAGGTCATCGTCTTCCACGTCGCAGGCGGACTGATCACCGAGGCCTGGGAGCACCCGTTCAACATGTACGAACAGGACGAGCTGTTCGCCTGAGAGCAGCATCCGGCACCATGCCCAACGTCGAAGCCTCGGCCAGCTCGGCCGGGGCTACGACGGCGCCGAGATACCAGAGGGCTCCATCCCTTGCGTGGGGGCGGTCGCTGTCTGGTCGGCCGGCAGGCGGATGGTGAAGGTGGCGCCCCCGCCGCTGGTCTCCGAGACGCCGACGGTGCCGCCGTGGGCGGCGACGATGGCGGCGACGATGGAGAGACCGAGCCCGGCGCCGCCGTACTGGCGGGACCGTGACACCTCGGCCCGATAGAAGCGCTCGAACGCCTTCTCGGCCTGCTCGGCGCTGAGCCCGGGCCCGTCGTCGGACACCTCGACGACGGCATCGGACGCATCTCTGGCGACCTGCACCGTGGTCCTGGTCCCGGCGGGCGTGTGGGCGCGCACGTTGGCCAGCAGGTTGTCGATCACCTGCCTGAGCCGGGCCGAATCGCCGACGACGTCGACGGGCTCGTTGGCGACGACCTGCGCCGGCCATGACGAGTCAACCGTCTGCGCCGCGTCGACGGCCTCGGCGGCCACGCGCACCAGCTCGACGGGTCGGCGCTCGAGTGGTCGGCCCTCGTCCAGCCGGGCCAGCAGCAGCAGGTCCTCGACCAGAAGACCCATGCGCGCCGTCTCGGCGCGGATGCCCGCCATCACACGAGCGAGGTCTTCCGGCTGGGCGCGCGCCCCGCGGTCGAACAGCTCGGCGTAGGCGGACACCGCAGTCAGGGGCGTGCGCAGCTCGTGGGAGGCGTCGGCGACGAAACGGCGGAGGCGCTCCTCGGAGCGCCGTAGCTCAGTCTCCGTCCTGTCCCGCTGCTTGAAGGCGTCCTGTATCCGCTCGAGCATGGCATTGAGCGCGCGGGCCAGCCTGCCCACCTCTGTCGTCGGCCGGGCCTCGGGCACACGACGGGTGAGGTCCCCCTCGGCGATGGCATCGGCCGTGCGCTCGACCTCTTCCAGGGGACGGAGCCCGACACGAACCACCCACCATCCCAGGGCGGCGGCCGCGGCCAGGGCCCCGCCGGTGACGGCCAGCTCGATCAGCAGGAGGCGGTGGAGGCTGCCTGCGGGGTCGGTGAGCGGGGCGGCCAGAATCAGCTGGTCGCCGCCCACCAGGCCCGAGGCCCGCACCCGGAACTGCGGGCCCCCCGGGCTCGCCGATCCGACGGTCAGGTAGGTCGTGGCCTCTCCCGGGCCTCCCGACGACTGGGCCAGGTTGATGTGGGCGGGGAGGGTGGGAGACAGCTGCTGGCCGCCGCGCACGAACGCGGGCACGTCGCCGAGGTTCTGGCTCTGCGGGCCCCGAACCTCGACGAACATCCCCGGCGCCAGACGGGCGACGGTGCCGACATCGAGGGTCTGCCCGCTGTTCAGGGCTTGCTCGAGCGGCGGGTGGGCCGTCTCGAGGGACGTGTCGACCTGGTTGAAGAGGAACGACTTGAACGAGGAGTACGTGGCCACATCCGCCGCGATCAGCGCTAAGAGGGCGACCGCGCCGACGGCGATGAGCAGGCGCGCCCGGAGCGACACCTACGATCCTGGCTCTCGCAGCGAGTAGCCGACCAAGCGGATGGTCTGGATCAGCGGCGGCCCGAGCTTGTCCAGCTTCTTGCGCAGGTAGCTCACGTAGGTCTCCACCACGCTCGGGTCACCCCCGAAGTCGTAGTGCCACACGTGGTCCAGGATCTGTGACTTGGACAGCACCCGGCGGGGGTTCAGCAGGAAGAAGCGGAGGAGGGAGAACTCCGTAGCGGTCAGCCGCAGCGGGGTACCGCCCCGCCACACCTCGTGCGTGTCGTCGTCCATCTCCAGGTCCGCGAACCGCAGTCGGCCATCGGTCTCTGGCTCGCCCTGGGTCCGACGGAGGATCGCCCGGGTGCGGGCGACCACCTCGGCCAGCGAGAACGGCTTCGTCACGTAGTCGTCGCCGCCGATGGTCAGGCCGGCGATCTTGTGCTCCAGGGCGTCACGGGCCGTAAGGAACAGCACTGGCACCCGCAGCCCGTCCTGTCGGAGTCGGCGGGTCACCTCGAGGCCATCGAGGTCGGGCAGCATCACATCCAGCACGATGAGGTCCGGCGGGTGCTCCTGGGCGGACGAGAGCGCCGCCCGACCGGTGGACGCCCGGGCGACGTCGAAACCCTCGTAGCGCAGTGATGTCGCCACCGCGTCGACGATCGACTCCTCGTCGTCCACGACCAAGATCCGTTGCGCCACTCCGTCGCCCATCAGGCTCACCTCGTTGTCGAGCCGGCCGTACGTAGCTCCTCGAGCCGACCTCTTAGGTACCACAAGAGTCACGGGGCGATCAGGGAGCCCGCTGTGGTCTGCCTGTGCCCCAGCTGGGAATCTCGGTCGGAGCGAGGCCATCGCTCGACTTCCCACCGGGGACCCAGCCGGCGCCCGGGGCGACCCCACCTGGCCGGCCGACACTCCCCCCAAGGCGAGAAGAGCGGCCGGCCCGGGAGGCCGGCCCAAACAGAGCGGCCGGCCCGGGAGGCCGGCCCAAACAGAGAGGTCGACCATGCGAGAGGAAGCGATCAGGGCTCGGTCCCTCGGGCTGCGACGGGTCTCACGATTGACCCGCTGGGCGCTGGCGGGCGGGCTGGCGCTCACGGGGGCGCTGTCGGCGACAGCCGCCGCCGTCTACTCGGGCCACTCGTCGGCGGGCGCCAGCACCTCGGGATCGGGTAGCAGCTCGGGCTCGTCGAACAGCGGGTCGAGCAGCGACAACTCCAGCTCGTCGAGCAGCCAGCTCCAGTCGCCGTCGAGCACTCCGAGCTCGTCGAGCGGATCGAGCCACGCCACCTCGGGCGCCTCCTGATGGCGACCTCGGTGGGTCGGCCTCCCCGGCCGGCGGCCGCCGTCGGGCGGTGCGAGCTCAGGGGCCTCGGTACGGGGGTCGTGATCCTCACGACCGACCCACGCCAACTCGGGCCGGCCCGCGTCGCCGTCGAGGACGAGGTCGCGGCGATCGACGTCGCGTGCAGCCGATTTCGAGACGACTCCGAGCTGGCCGCGGTCAACCGCGGCGGTGGGCGTTCTGTTCACGTCGGCCCCGTGCTGATCGAGGCGGTGGAGACGGCACTGCGGGCGGCCCGGCTCACCGACGGTGACGTCGATCCCACCGTGGGCGTGGCCATCCGCGTCCTCGGCTACGACAGGGACTTCGCCGCCGTGGCGCCGACGGGGCGACCACTGGTCCGGGTCGCGGCCGTACCGGGGTGGCGCCAGGTCGGGCTGGATCGGCGTCGCCAGCGGGTGACCGTGCCCCCGGGGGTGAGCCTGGACCTGGGCGCCACTGCCAAGGCGCTGGCAGCCGACCGGGCCGCCCGTCGCGCCGCCTCCGCCGCGGGGTGTGGGGTGCTCGTCAGCCTCGGCGGGGACATCGCCACCGCCGGAGAGCCGCCGGACGGGGGCTGGTCGGTGCGTGTCGCGGACTGGCACGCGGCTGGACCCGAAGCCGAGGGTGAGATCGTCCAGGTGTCATCGGGTGGCGTGGCCACGTCCTCGACGACGGTCCGGCGGTGGTCGCGCGGCACTGACGAGCTGCACCATGTCGTCGATCCGGCCACGGGTCGCTCGGCGGAGGTGGTCTGGCGAACGGCGTCGGTGGCCGCAGCGACCTGTGTCGACGCCAACGTGGCGGCGACCGCGGCCATCATCCGCGGGGATCGGAGCCCGGCGTGGCTGGCCTCGTTGCGCCTTCCCGCCCGCCTCGTCCGACCCGACGGCTCCGTCGTGAGGGTCGCAGGCTGGCCGGCGCCGGAGTTGGCGGCGTGAACGGCAAGGCCTTGTGGTACCTGACCCGGGGCAGCGGCGCCGTGAGCCTGGTGCTGCTGACCCTGGCAATGGTGCTCGGCATCCTGACCTCCTCCCGATGGGCGAGGGAGCGCTGGCCCCGTTTCGTGGTCGAGGGACTGCACCGCAACCTGTCGCTCATGGCGACCTTGTTCGTCGGCATCCACATCACGAGCGCGGTGGTGGACGGCTACGTCCCGATCCGCTGGATCGATGCGGTCGTGCCGTTCGGTGCCGGCTACAGCCCCTTGTGGTTGGGCCTGGGCGCTCTGGCCCTCGACATCTTCGTCGCCGTCGCCCTCAGCAGCCTGATGCGGGCCCGGCTCGGGTACCGGGCCTGGCGGAGCGTCCACTGGTTGGCCTACGCCTGTTGGGCCCTGGCCGTCGTCCACGGCATCGGGATCGGGAGCGACCGGGCCGAGCTCTGGATGCTCACCCTCGATGTCGTCGCCGTGGCCTCGGTGCTGGGCGCCGTCGCTTGGCGGCTCGGTCGTGGTGGCCGCCGTCCTGTGACCACCGCGGGGCGGGTCCTGGGGGCTCGGTCGACGTGACCTAACGTCGTCGCTCGTGAACGACACCGTGCGGTACGAGATCGACGGGCACGTGGCGACCATCACCTACAACCGCCCCGAGGCGCTCAACGCCATCAATGGCGAGATGCGGCGGGGGCTCAACGACGCGTTCGCGGCCTTTCGTGAGGACGAGGGCGCGTGGGTTGCCATCGTCACGGGACAGGGTCGGGCGTTCTGTGCCGGGGCCGACATGCGCGACGGGGGCGCGGCGGCGGGGGAGTTCGCCGGATCGTTCTGGGAGAAGCCGACGCTCAACTCGTTCGAGAGTGGGTGGGAGATCTTCAAGCCGGTCATCGCCGCCGTGAACGGCCACTGTCTGGGCTACGGGCTCACGCTGGTGACGTGGTGCGACTTCGTGATCGCCAGCGAGCGGGCCGAGTTCGGCTTCCCCGAGGTGCGCCTGGGCGTACCGACGATCGTGGGAGCGATCCGGCTGCCGCAGCGGATCAGCTGGCAGTACGCCATGGAGCTGCTGCTCACGGGCGAGCGGGTCGACGCCCACCGGGCCAGGGAGATCGGCCTGGCCGGGTGGGTCGTGGCCCACGACGACCTCATGGCCGAGGCTCGGAGCCTGGCCGACCGGCTGGTGCGGGCCGCACCGCTGGCGGCGCGGGCTACCAAAGAGGTGGCCGTGCGGTCGCAGCACCTGACGTCCCTGGAGGCGATCCGGTTCGGGGAGACGATGCG
This portion of the Acidimicrobiales bacterium genome encodes:
- a CDS encoding nuclear transport factor 2 family protein, encoding MGAAENTDVVRRGYEAFQKGDLAAFNGILADDCVWHVPGRSQLAGDKKGRQATVEYYGKLGELSAGTINVEVHDVFGNDEHVVGLQRVSAQRSGKSYETTEVIVFHVAGGLITEAWEHPFNMYEQDELFA
- a CDS encoding ferric reductase-like transmembrane domain-containing protein, with the protein product MNGKALWYLTRGSGAVSLVLLTLAMVLGILTSSRWARERWPRFVVEGLHRNLSLMATLFVGIHITSAVVDGYVPIRWIDAVVPFGAGYSPLWLGLGALALDIFVAVALSSLMRARLGYRAWRSVHWLAYACWALAVVHGIGIGSDRAELWMLTLDVVAVASVLGAVAWRLGRGGRRPVTTAGRVLGARST
- a CDS encoding HAMP domain-containing sensor histidine kinase, which gives rise to MSLRARLLIAVGAVALLALIAADVATYSSFKSFLFNQVDTSLETAHPPLEQALNSGQTLDVGTVARLAPGMFVEVRGPQSQNLGDVPAFVRGGQQLSPTLPAHINLAQSSGGPGEATTYLTVGSASPGGPQFRVRASGLVGGDQLILAAPLTDPAGSLHRLLLIELAVTGGALAAAAALGWWVVRVGLRPLEEVERTADAIAEGDLTRRVPEARPTTEVGRLARALNAMLERIQDAFKQRDRTETELRRSEERLRRFVADASHELRTPLTAVSAYAELFDRGARAQPEDLARVMAGIRAETARMGLLVEDLLLLARLDEGRPLERRPVELVRVAAEAVDAAQTVDSSWPAQVVANEPVDVVGDSARLRQVIDNLLANVRAHTPAGTRTTVQVARDASDAVVEVSDDGPGLSAEQAEKAFERFYRAEVSRSRQYGGAGLGLSIVAAIVAAHGGTVGVSETSGGGATFTIRLPADQTATAPTQGMEPSGISAPS
- a CDS encoding response regulator transcription factor, yielding MGDGVAQRILVVDDEESIVDAVATSLRYEGFDVARASTGRAALSSAQEHPPDLIVLDVMLPDLDGLEVTRRLRQDGLRVPVLFLTARDALEHKIAGLTIGGDDYVTKPFSLAEVVARTRAILRRTQGEPETDGRLRFADLEMDDDTHEVWRGGTPLRLTATEFSLLRFFLLNPRRVLSKSQILDHVWHYDFGGDPSVVETYVSYLRKKLDKLGPPLIQTIRLVGYSLREPGS
- a CDS encoding MaoC family dehydratase, which gives rise to MPTIVKGLDELRAKAGEHLGYSEWQELSQEQVNLFADATGDHQWIHVDVERAKSGPFGGPIAHGYLTLSLAPALLSGQIVQIEGMSMGLNYGCNKVRFPSPLPVGAKYRLGASLQSVEDVAGGGVQAIIALTIEVQGQDKPACVAEVVYRYYD
- a CDS encoding enoyl-CoA hydratase-related protein; the encoded protein is MNDTVRYEIDGHVATITYNRPEALNAINGEMRRGLNDAFAAFREDEGAWVAIVTGQGRAFCAGADMRDGGAAAGEFAGSFWEKPTLNSFESGWEIFKPVIAAVNGHCLGYGLTLVTWCDFVIASERAEFGFPEVRLGVPTIVGAIRLPQRISWQYAMELLLTGERVDAHRAREIGLAGWVVAHDDLMAEARSLADRLVRAAPLAARATKEVAVRSQHLTSLEAIRFGETMRKVVASTADAAEGLEAARDGRSPRWTGR
- a CDS encoding FAD:protein FMN transferase, whose product is MATSVGRPPRPAAAVGRCELRGLGTGVVILTTDPRQLGPARVAVEDEVAAIDVACSRFRDDSELAAVNRGGGRSVHVGPVLIEAVETALRAARLTDGDVDPTVGVAIRVLGYDRDFAAVAPTGRPLVRVAAVPGWRQVGLDRRRQRVTVPPGVSLDLGATAKALAADRAARRAASAAGCGVLVSLGGDIATAGEPPDGGWSVRVADWHAAGPEAEGEIVQVSSGGVATSSTTVRRWSRGTDELHHVVDPATGRSAEVVWRTASVAAATCVDANVAATAAIIRGDRSPAWLASLRLPARLVRPDGSVVRVAGWPAPELAA